The window CCAAACTCAGTAGCATATTCTCTTTGAAAGATCTAGGGGAAGTGAAATAGTTTCTTGGTGTTGAAGTCACTCGCACTGCTCGTGGCCTTCATCTAAGCCAAGGAAGCTACATTAGAGATCTGTTAAAGAGAATGAATATGCAGGAGGCGAAAGGATGCCCCACTCCTATGGTATCTGCCTCTAGACTTTCGAAGCATGATGGAAATCCGACTGTAGAAGGAAAAATCTATAGAAGTGCAGTAGGTGCTTTGCAATATGCCACGATAACCAGGCCGGAGATCAGTTTCTGTGTGAGCAAAGTCAGTCAATTCATGGCCAATCCCCTTGATTCACATTGGAAAGCCGTAAAGCGCATTCTGAGATATCTTGCAGGATCGAGCGACTACGGATTACATATTCTGCCCTCCTCTTTTTCACTTACTGGATTTTCAGATTCGGATTGGGGAGCTGACTTGGATGACCGTCGATCAATCACTGGATATTGTGTGTATTTTGGAAAAACTCTGATTTCTTGGTGTTCAAAGAAACAAACGGTTGTCTCTCGATCCAGCACCGAAGCAGAATACAGAAGTTTAGCACAAGTTACTTGTGAATTGTCGTGGTTAAAATCATTGCATGAGGAACTGAAGATCAAGTATTTGAAGCCCCCCACTGTGTGGGTTGACAACATTAGCACCATTTCTCTTGCTAGCAATCCGGTTCTTCATTCTCGCACGAAACAGATTGAACTCGATGTTCATTTTGTTCGGGATAAAGTGCACGGAGGAGAAATAGATCTACGACATGTTCCGACGACGATCAAATCGCAGACATCTTCACTAAACCGCTCAGCTATCAATTCTTCTCGAGATTAAGGAACAAGCTGGGAGTGTGTCCCTTATCCTCGCTCGAATTGAGGGGAAGTGAAAGTTTGTCTATTCCAAGCTGTGCGAAGGAAGAAAAACTTGCAGAAATTGGAAATGAAAAGTTGGTCAAACAAGTGACCACATCCAATGGTTAAAGCTCAAGAGCTGGAAGATCAAGAGCTGGGTGATTCATTGTCGACATTCAAGTTTCAGTTACATCTTTTGGTATCTTAGTCTTTTAGCATTCTAGTTTATCCATTGTTTTCTTAGTCTAGACTCTTCTTAGACCTCTATATAAGTTGGTTTTCTTGGTATTGTATCACATCATTTCAAGCGTGAAATATTCAAGCAATTCGATTCCTTCATCATGTGCAACACTATTCTGTTCACatacatttctctttttatccATGGGATTGTTAGTTTCTTTAAAAAACAGTCGATATGATGAGGaataaaaagtataaaaaatgaaaatgaaaatgtaaatgTAAATGATTGGCTATAGTGATCACAGTGACACTGACAGTGAGTTTACAGAATTTGATTATGACATTATATGATTATGACACGTGTCAAGTAAAGAATGATTATATGAAAAGACAAATGCAGTTATACAGAATTTGATTATGACATTCTATTCATATAATCCCTGTCCCAATCCATGTATTAGATGGCATTACGGAAGACCAATCTGAaagtgttaattaattaattatgaaccATGAAAAAGGTTTAGTGCGGCATCATTACATTATtagaaatatatcaaatatcaTTGTTCCATTTTGTAAATATGacataatttttccaaaaaatatgttaaacGTAATATTGTACTATCTCATTATCATGCAATGTAGTTATTGactttttattacaaatataattaattaattactccctccgtccataaataTAGTGATTTTGAAtacgacacgagttttaattcAAAGTTTATAAAGTATGAAAcagatgaaaagaaaaaataaataaaaatattattagtatagaATGAAGCTTACCCGATAAGATTAAAAACTTGCAAACAAATGGAAGTGAGttaattttgtgggacagatcaaaacagaaaaaaagaatGTAGACCCCACCCAGGGACCAAAACGATAGTTGTAGCTGTATTGTCCACAGATGCCAGTTGAGGAGAATCGCATTACCAAAATCATACACTAATAGTAATGCTGCGTAGAAGAGCCCTCTTAACAAAATAATCTACAATGGCCAACCAAACTTGATTGGTTGATAGGTcaagaaatttcaaattgatttaCCAACCGATAACTCAAAATTAGTTGAGTTTGTGAGAAGCCAATATGCCAAGAGGATGAACGCCGATGATTTCTGCTCTGCTCTTGTGAATGACGGGCCGATGATTGACAGCTTCCTCCAGACATTATCTGGCATTCATGATGAACATGCGGCCTTGGAGAGGGCGCTAGAGTTCGCCAAGAGCGCTTCCACCATTTTCTTCGTGGCAGCAGCAATGCTGTGTGTGTTGACGTCTAAGACTGTTGTATCCATCCCGGTTGGACTTGGAGCAGTGGGTACAAAGCTTAAGGAGACGGCTAGGGTCATGATAACGGGTGCCCACAACGCCACCCAACATGTTAGTAGCATCTACACAATGGCTTGCGGGTTGCTGGTCGAGATTCAACGTTTGTCGGAAATGGTGGCTGATCAAGTACATGCCCAGTGCGTGGAAAATGCATTTCACTAGTTACTAGCCAAAGTAGAAGACTACCACCGGGACATGAAATATTTCAAGCTCAACAGCATACCCAGACACCACCTTGGCTAAGCtacttcaaaatattaattttagtccatttcaattgttttttttatccttcttttctttctttgctATGGATTAGGATATTATCATATTAGATTTATTGCtcatcattttatatattagattTATTGTATTTGTGTGTCTATGTTTTTTTCATATGCAAGTGTACTGgagaaatatagtactacctccgtcccccaaattttaacACAGtttattatttggtccgtccctaaatatttgacacacttcacttttttccatttcttgtagtggacctcatattccactaactcattcctactcacattttattataaaattaatattttaaaagtaggacccacatcccactaactttttcaactcactttccattacattttttaaaatccgtgtcaggtccaagtgtgtcaaaatttgggggacgaaGGTAGCACTATATATGtgtgaatttgattttaaaattgtccAATTAAGTCTtgatatggagtagtataacttattatattactacttttaatgagaaataatGGTCTTGGACTAATGTGCgcattttatactactacaaattaaGTTAGTAGTACAAATAGTAAAGATTAATAGGTTGCTCAGCTAAGTTAATAAGAATATCTGTGATTATAAAGGTTCTTTCCCATTTGATGGTAGTGGCAAAGAATGccaaaaaaatggattaaatagaatattactataaattgcATTTTGGTTGAGTGTCTGGTTTCATTAGATTAACAAATAGGACCGCCAAGGATAAAATGGACTTAAAATCATATATTGTCAAATTCATTGCTTAAGGGTCAAACCTATGACCCCCAACTTTACCTATtatctcaaaaaataaataaaatgtgaaccTATAAATCACAATATATAAACCATAAAAGTGATGTGTATGCAGTATGCACCTACAAATCACAATTAAAAAGctataaaatgtgatttaaagCTCAAACACcctttttcaaattatagaATATGCACCTGTAAATCACAATATATAAaccataaatagtactagtcatgtgtattttaaaatgaaagtgGGGCTTTTTTGTTAAGGCCAAGGAGTATGAACTAGAAATGCATTCAATCAACACACTTaaaagggagtagtatttttttcattctaaattaaaatactacaataaaattcaataatagtAACGAACCGAATCATCGACgacattttttttgaagtCCGCTTTCGGTGGACTGAGTAGATCAATGTCTCCTAACAGTGTGGAGATccaatatttaatttgcattttccATAATTGAAATGAACCACATAAAATTATTGGGTATGAATTTTGATTGGGTTAATGTGCTAAGTAGCAGCTCCACCAGTTATTCTTACATATTCTCTTCTGTACATATATAGTTAACCAaatataaatgagaaaaaaagaacTTTGGAAACTGCAAAAAGTAGAAGAggaaattttttgttaattgaagGAAAATGACAATAGAAGGAGAAACTGCAGTTATCAAACAAGCAAGCATTGGAAATATTGGTGATGTCAATATGAATGGCAATGGCAATAGCAATAGcaatgaaaatatcaagaaaaatagaattcagGTGTCCAATACCAAAAAACCACTATTCTTCTATGTCAATCTTGCCAAGGTTATTTCTACCTCTCTCTTTATCCCTCTCTATGTATGGTAAGGATAAGTACGGATTAAATGAGAGGAATGCTCACACGAGTGACGAAACCActataattaatgataataattagtgaggtaatttaaaatataatgttaaACGAATTTGtgtgtattttcattttctttgtttttttttccttcttgcTATGCAGAGGTACCTACAACAACATCAAGAGATAGAGCTATCAGCTTTGGGCATGGGTAACTAATTACCTACACTTAACATAGTTTACACCAATGCTTCATCACAAATAATacttttcattaatattttgctcaaatatttaatgaattttgtataatcAAGTTAATGATGCTGATGATTGTTCGTTACAGCCATCACTACAGTTGTGACGATAGCTGagattctaaaaaataatggatttgTTAATGAGAAGAGTAAGTAACAATATTTCATGAAATTAACTTAGTATAAGAATTGCACTCAAATTATGTTTGCTTCAATATTTTAGGTATCGTGACTTCAACGGTCGGAACAAAGGATGTAGCCAAGGGTCGTACGGTTCAGAAAGCTAGGGTAAGTACTCCATTATTCAAggaaatattcaattaatattcgAGAATTGAAATgacttcacatttttttacacACTAGAACTACGTCGTTTTAGTTGAAATCAAGAAGTCATGCAACACTAGTTGGAATCTTCATCGGTTGCAAAATCGGATTCAAGCATGTATTAATGTAGTAACAGTCTAACACGTAGATTTAAAGATGGTATATATGCAAAATCTTAATTTgccaaaaattcaacaatttatAGGCAAAccctttaaaatattactctagctattcataaaatattcactttCCTTTCTTGTAGTACATGTATTTTAAAACACTAATCaatattcatgatttttaattattaattatgcacTAATTACTTCACTGCGGTTTTTACAAGTTTCGCATTTCAAAGTTTgagaataatattatgatatccTTCCTCCCCATtccaaaaatcataaacaatAGTAACTTTTAGAATAtgcataataaaatactaataataatcattaaattaaacaattgtttgagaattataataaaattcatgCTACAGATCGAAATTGTGCTGGAGAAGTCCGAGAAATTCGATAGCCTAATGAGTGCATCACAAAATGCAAATGGAAAAGTTGAAAACAAGCAGTGAGATTGAGGAGATGGAGCCCTACTTTTGtaatctattaatatattttttgatatttttttattgtatatcTCAAATCAGattatttttaactaattcatattttagtaGTTGTCATTATATACGTTTGTAAGTGAAGTCAAACAAAGCTGGGGCCATGTAATATTTACATCTCATATTGTATAAATCAACTTAGTTCAGTTCaaatttgtgtatatttttgttgttttgattaATACATTATTCACTTTCAAGACAAAGTGTGCttatatttcaagaaatgaACCAATATATATTGACAGCAAAGTTTGATTTCGGATTGTATTAGCATCCATAGACTAATTTTTGTACAcaacccaaaatagaaaaatggaacTGTTGgttgtggacggaggaagtatgaaataaaaaaggttTACGAAATAATTCAAGAACACAACTTCAAATGCCTATACATTGTTAAATTcatcacaataaaaaaaaaacagagaaatTTTCACAAATATGAGACTAGGACTTACACAAGGAAATCTATTCAAAAACCAGATCCCAAAACTGCAAACTGAAAATTCCATAAATACAGATCCTATATATATGAAGGAAGAAGGGAAAAGCAGTGATGACACTATACATAACAAATCCATAAACTCGCCTGCCTCTCAAGACTCGATCTTCGTTGCAGCATGCCTCTCGCCTGTGTCTCAAGACTTAATCTTTGGTCATTATGCATCTGAGAAGACATGTTACACGCATAAACTTAGACGACACACTcgtaatatttgaaatttaacgTGTAAACTTTTGATGTACTAATTTCTGTACGAACATTTAGATCACCTATAGCAAGAAATGCAACTGCATCAAGATATGTTACTCTTTTTAGTGATGGACATAATAAATTGGCATTTTTGTAATCTTCCTATCTAATTTTGTTGCACCTAAGATCCAGGCTTTACCTAATGCAAAAATAATGCTTTGAGATATTTAATAGGTTGATCAATCGGAATGAATAGTTTGATCCCCGTAACAAACAAGTCATATACTGTTATACTAGATGAAAGATCATACCTTAGATGCACCAAGACGTGAATCATGCTGAGTTTTCTTTCCTATTCATAACATGAGCTGAATGCAACTCATGCAGACGGGTTGCTATTTCTCGAACAAATACAAATCCTTCACTTCCCTTATCGAGTGCATTGATTGAGCACTCAATAACATTTTGTTCTGCCTCTAGTGCTTGTAATCTGTTGTTTATAACAGCCAGTTCTTGTCTAAGTGCTGATAACTCGACATTTTGTTCTCCGTTTTCTTGGTGAGCGCGCTCATATCCAGATACATCTTTATCTCTTTTTAGATGATTCTGCTCTGTCCCACAGTTCTCTTGAAAACTTGCAGCTAATTCAGGCTGGTCAGAGGTATTAACCTCGAGTGATTCCTCTGTTGAAAACCCTCGAACAATCGTGTCAGAGTAGACTTCATGTTTGGTGAACATAAAGAGTTTCTCTTCCACTGTTTTCAGACATTCTAAAATATACTGTTTTTCATCTTCAAACTGACGCGGCGATATCTGTAAGGCGTTGGTGTCCCTGTTATCTGCCTCAAGTGTCTGCTCCTTCAACTCGTCTGATTCATATTCAGGTCTCTcgttaacaaaattatttgacGAATGTACATCCCCAAACGGATATCTGTAAGATTCCAGCTCAAACTGAAGACGTTGAATCTGTTTCTCATTCTCAGCAAGGAGCTCATTAGCTTTCTGCAGCGCCTCGCTATCATACTCAGCTTGTTCTTCCAACACTCTTACACACTGAAGTGCCTCCATATGGAAGGCTGCTTTCTCTTCTTGCAATCTCGTGATCATCGCCATTGCTTGGTTAGCTGCAATGGCAGAGGCGTTTCGCTCCTCCTCCAATTCTTTGTACAAAGTGGCCAGTATCTTCTTGTCATGCTCAACCTGTCGTTTCAATCTATCTGCATCATTTTCGCCTTCGACTTCACATACACTGTTCCCATCTAGAGATAAATTAGACTCATTCCTTTCAAGAGAAATCTTTCTTTGAAAAATTTGAGCACCTATGGCATCCGCAGCTTTAAAATCTTCGCCATTTGCAGATGCCTTAGGAGTAATATCGTTTGAGGACAAATCAACACCTCGAACAGCAGATATTTGTGATAGCAAGAGCTTCAGATCCTCGCTAACTCTATCCGTTATAGACCGTTGTTGTTCTAATCTTCCAGACAACTGTCTACCTCTTGCTCCGAGAGCTAATTTATAAGCATCACCGAGATCCAAAGGGCCTGTCATTTGTGAACTAGCCTCAGTTTTATTCGATTTTAAATCCATTTGACTTTCAAAGGGTGGAATCAAGTTGCTTCCAACACTAGAATTTTCTCGACGTTCTGTGTTAACCTCTTTGCTTAACTCGTCTGTGCCTGTGGAGTTGATTCCTAGAGTAGAAGTTTCTCTACATTCAACATGAACATCTCTCTCCAACTCGAAGGTGCTCGTAGCATCATCTGGATAAAATAACAGATGAGGAAGCAGATAaggcaaaaaataattacaactTACATATCCAAGATTAGAAATATGATAAAGGAGTAGTTAAGTTCTCCTAATCACTCCCACTAGTCCAAAAGAAGATGAAACCCGAGACCTTTGGCATCAGACATTACCCCTCTACCGCTATGCCAACTCACACACACGAAAtacatatttgaaatataaatgatatGTTCAAGACCAAATTGAAGCCTTGGTAAAGCTTGATTAAAATGTAGTTTTCTGATGAATATATGAATGTAACACAATATAAAAGATGATTGGAGACATCAATTTACGGTCATGTATGCAACGAGACATGTAGCACACGTTTGACTTACTAGTATGCTTTGAATCAATAGAGTGAGCCCCATGATTTGGAGAAGGATGAGCATATGAAAAATCAACCAGATCAGTAAGTCCAACGACATCTTTACCATGGCCACCTTGTTCATCCAACCCACGCCCGATAGGTTCCTCAGAATCTATATTATGATGGGATTTAGTGGGCTTCTCCGATTCAGAAAGTGATGATTTGGTGGAAGGAGCTAGATGTATCACTTTCTCCGAAGCAGGACTACGAGCAACTTCAGCAGAGACAAACTTAGCCTCTGATTCATGGTCTGAAGGCTCCATTCCATGAATTCGTTCACTTGCATTTTCAGTGTCTGAATATGGACCTTCAGACTCAGAACAGGAACCATCCTTGATCTGCGAATATTCTACATGGGGCAGCGGATCAGCATCCCTGCTCCGCATTTGGTCCAACTGAGACGACTTCTCTGTGATCTCCTGCACGACATCCCCACTCTGACTATGATCGATGGACGGCGGTGCATCAACATGATTGTTTTGAAGTTGACAAAGAACTAATGAGGTGATTTTAGACTTGTGCTCATTGCAAATCAAATCCCAGTGAAAATCAGCTCCCTCATCTCCTAAGACACGATCCAATCTCGAGCACAACAAACATGGTGTCCTCAATTGGTAATGGCGGGCAAATCTTGTAACCAAGTAAGCAAAACTAGCATCAACGAAAATCATAAACATGAGCATCCATTCAAGAACTGCTGAAACTAGAGCCGAAGCAATACTAAGAAAAACTTGATGTCCAGATTCATCGCCCAAACTTCGCCTCAAGGCCATTTCCTCAAAACTCCAATCAAACAGGAATCCTATTTCACTAAACTGATGATCCAAAAGTTCAATAGAGAACTGTAacaacaaatagaaaatccCAAGTTACAAATAGTGATTAATCAGATCCCTTCATCAGCAAAAGCATAGGAATATGCATCAAATCCATTTGGCAACAGTAACTTTAACCATATAGTGACACATATGCATAAGCAAGAAGtcaaacaatgaaaaatatgcataaacaAGACAACAAACACTTGATAACTGCAGAACAAGAAACTAATGTAAAAGagggaaaagagaaaaagtcaACCTTAAAAAAGAAGTGAAAGCATCACATGATCTTCACATCCAAATCAGACATATACAAGCAAGAATCAATAATATCCAGCAGTGGAATCATACCTGATCGCAAGAAAAGCAGCAGTTTTCGCCAAGAAACAGACTGTAAGAACACAACAAAACAAGATTCAGACAAAAGTAACTGAAAATGACAAACCCAAGAAACCTTATATCCCAACACTGATATACACAAATACAAATAAGAAAGTGGTGGCGGTGAAACAGTAGAGTGTTTGAAAAGTTCTAATAGGAATTTAAAGATGTGAAATTCCTCAAAAAAAGACAATCTTTAGTAAGCCGACAATATGACTAAGGTGGAGTTAAGTCGACTCGGCATTATGTAGCCGAAAGCTTGCCACCCCCTACCCCACTTCACTTCAAGAAAGGCGAAACCTTTCACCAAATCAGATCATAGATTCCATGGATTTCTTCTTTTTACCTGCAACTTTTCGATGATTAACCTCTCAAGTGAATGTCCGAGAAAtggaaattctattttttttagtttcaaaaatagaaattcttttgACTACAAACAATTGGGCATCCAGATTGGACAAGTCCAGTAGAAATTGCACTGtgtgtattaattgaattttcctatttacacaaaattatcaatatatgAGGATGAACACGTTTtcataaattgaatatttttatcgAAAGCATAACATTTTAGAATAAGActtgatttattttagtgGACAATAATGTATTAGTGACTTTATGGTGGGACATTATATCATTTGTCTAATCAAGATATAGCCACTTTCaccttaaaaaataaattcatatctTATGTATTTCATGCAAgacaatatttataatttataatatgcGCGAACACACAAAAATACCTACTTTCGATAATAAACTGACAAAATActtagtagtacttttttaaaaaaatgaattagttgttatattcattttaaagtattttaaaCAAGTTGTGTTCAATCATTACATTGGGCATGTAtattaattgagaaatttagaatatgaatatagaaaaaaattgtataaatcacacattCAAGAGATGTGGTTGAATAGTAGGgattttccaaaataattactattagCTACTTCAAATGGGCTAGAGGCccaaagttaaaaaaatttctcaaagCAATTGACCCAATCCAGATCCGCTTCACACAGTGAtgcaaaaatatagtactactactactacagtACTACTTCTATTCACAACTGGTGtatgaacaaataaataatactataaataatagattACATGTagataataatactataaataataaacaaatcaacaaaCATGTAAACAATTTGTAGGCCTTGATTTTTAACTGAGTAACATAAATTgagaaacaataaaataaataaaatacactgCACACTAAAAAAAAGACGTAATTTATAAGAgcaaaacaaaagtaaatgAATATCCATAATTTGACATCTCTATGCAGTCATAGATTCTGTATTAGTGGATAGGTTGGAAAGGATATTTGATTTCTATATAAACTttgtcaatataatattacTCCGTACATTTactcgtttgataaaaaagataggatataagaaaatatgtaaaacaagataaaaaatacaggtttcattttatgatatgcacaaatatgaatttttttttttccgttgttgtttgattgaaaaaaatatctagatttgtATAGTAAACATGGCTTAACTAGACAAATTGGtagattatataaatatagttaaagGTATAATTTTAGTAAGGTTGGATAGAGCCCTAGTCATATATTGGGTTTTAAGTCCAGattaactatgatatcaaataattaaaaatgttcatatataattctctatcttggtattactaacttatcaaacacgCCAAAAATGAATATCTACATCGTCATTATGCattataaatatcaacaaataaacTGATATAGATCAAACTTTATCAATATctcaatatattaataatgttaTAAGTACTCATAATACACGATGTGATGTTTTATGAATTGCTATCTTATTATGATTGTATAATGATACAACAAGATGTATTCTGATAAACAAATCCattggatattttaaaaagattgTGAATACCATATACTGTATAAAGAATGATAAagataatagataaaataaaatatatttaaaattttagatgaCAATATTTTAGCAATTAGATTACCAAATTTAGTGAGTTATTTGTTACATagtgtatttatattatgaaaatgatagtatgataaaataaaaaggggtAATAGGGTAAAGTACAAAATGCGAAGGGCAAAAGGGCAAGAAGGTTTGACCTAAATACCCATCTCTCACAGCGCTGAACCATTTTCATCGCCCTCTTCTGCCCTCGcttctcccttctctcttttCTCCGATTTCCCAATTctctccttctcctcctccctTCTCTTTTCCCCGCcactttcaaattttctccAACCAATTAACCGTCctttcaattccaattttgaTCCCCGATCCATTTTT is drawn from Salvia hispanica cultivar TCC Black 2014 chromosome 6, UniMelb_Shisp_WGS_1.0, whole genome shotgun sequence and contains these coding sequences:
- the LOC125197197 gene encoding myosin-binding protein 3-like, with the translated sequence MALRRSLGDESGHQVFLSIASALVSAVLEWMLMFMIFVDASFAYLVTRFARHYQLRTPCLLCSRLDRVLGDEGADFHWDLICNEHKSKITSLVLCQLQNNHVDAPPSIDHSQSGDVVQEITEKSSQLDQMRSRDADPLPHVEYSQIKDGSCSESEGPYSDTENASERIHGMEPSDHESEAKFVSAEVARSPASEKVIHLAPSTKSSLSESEKPTKSHHNIDSEEPIGRGLDEQGGHGKDVVGLTDLVDFSYAHPSPNHGAHSIDSKHTNDATSTFELERDVHVECRETSTLGINSTGTDELSKEVNTERRENSSVGSNLIPPFESQMDLKSNKTEASSQMTGPLDLGDAYKLALGARGRQLSGRLEQQRSITDRVSEDLKLLLSQISAVRGVDLSSNDITPKASANGEDFKAADAIGAQIFQRKISLERNESNLSLDGNSVCEVEGENDADRLKRQVEHDKKILATLYKELEEERNASAIAANQAMAMITRLQEEKAAFHMEALQCVRVLEEQAEYDSEALQKANELLAENEKQIQRLQFELESYRYPFGDVHSSNNFVNERPEYESDELKEQTLEADNRDTNALQISPRQFEDEKQYILECLKTVEEKLFMFTKHEVYSDTIVRGFSTEESLEVNTSDQPELAASFQENCGTEQNHLKRDKDVSGYERAHQENGEQNVELSALRQELAVINNRLQALEAEQNVIECSINALDKGSEGFVFVREIATRLHELHSAHVMNRKENSA
- the LOC125195343 gene encoding secreted RxLR effector protein 161-like, translated to MNMQEAKGCPTPMVSASRLSKHDGNPTVEGKIYRSAVGALQYATITRPEISFCVSKVSQFMANPLDSHWKAVKRILRYLAGSSDYGLHILPSSFSLTGFSDSDWGADLDDRRSITGYCVYFGKTLISWCSKKQTVVSRSSTEAEYRSLAQVTCELSWLKSLHEELKIKYLKPPTVWVDNISTISLASNPVLHSRTKQIELDVHFVRDKVHGGEIDLRHVPTTIKSQTSSLNRSAINSSRD
- the LOC125191664 gene encoding uncharacterized protein At2g34160-like produces the protein MTIEGETAVIKQASIGNIGDVNMNGNGNSNSNENIKKNRIQVSNTKKPLFFYVNLAKRYLQQHQEIELSALGMAITTVVTIAEILKNNGFVNEKSIVTSTVGTKDVAKGRTVQKARIEIVLEKSEKFDSLMSASQNANGKVENKQ